The following DNA comes from Rhodanobacter sp. AS-Z3.
CCTTGTCCAGCACGTTGGAGTCTTTCATCTCGTGGTAGAAGTCGTTGCCCTCGCGGGTACGCTCGCCCACGCCGGCAAACACGGACAGACCCGCGTGCGCCTTGGCGATGTTGTTGATCAGCTCCATCATGTTGACGGTCTTGCCGACGCCGGCGCCGCCGAACAGGCCGACCTTGCCGCCCTTGGCGAACGGGCAGATCAAATCGATGACCTTGATGCCGGTTTCCAGCAGGTCATTCGCGGCAGCCTGCTCGTCGTAGCTGGGCGCCTCGCGATGGATGACCCACTGCTCCTTCTCGCCGATCGGGCCGGCTTCGTCGATCGGACGGCCCAGCACGTCCATGATGCGACCGAGCGTCTCCTTGCCGACCGGGACCTTGATGCCTTCGCCGGTGTTGCGCGCCTGCAGGCCGCGCTTCAGGCCTTCGGTGGAACCGAGCGCGATGGTGCGCACGATGCCGTCGCCGAGCTGCTGCTGAACTTCCAGCGTGATCTCGGTGCCGTCGATTTTCAGTGCGTCATACACCTGCGGCACCTGGTCACGCGGAAATTCCACGTCGACGACTGCGCCGATGATCTGAACAACTTTGCCCTGGCTCATGCTGATAGCTCCGGATGAATCTCTAAGGTTTATTGCGGCGCCGCTTCGCGTCGCCAAGAATTTTTCAAGAACCGCCGCGGTCAAACCGCTGCGGCGCCACCTACAATTTCGGAAATTTCCTGGGTGATCGCGGCCTGACGCGCCTTGTTGTAAACCAGCGTCAATTCACCGATCACCTTGTTCGCGTTGTCGGACGCGCTCTTCATCGCCACCATCCGGGCAGCATGCTCACTGGCAAGGTTCTCCAGCGCGGCCTGGTACACCACCGACTCGATGTAACGACCCAGCACGTGCTCCAGCACGGTCTGCGCATCGGGTTCGTAGATGTAGTCCCAATCGTGGCTCGACTCCAGCTTCACACCGGCATAAGCCGATTCGCCAGCCGCCTGATGCGCTTCCATTTCCGTCGCCACCAGCGGCAGCGGCAGCAGCGCGTCGATGGTCGGCTTCTGCGTCATGGTGTTGACGAAGTCGTTGTACGCCAGAAACACGCGATCCAGACCGTTGGACGTATAGGCGTCCATCATCACCTTGATCACGCCAACCAGCTGCTCCAGCTTGGGCTTCTCGCCCAGGTGCGTGACGCTGCCGATCAGGTTGACGCCCTTGAGGCGACGGAAGAACGCCACCGCCTTCTGACCCACCGCCACCACATCGACCTGCACACCCTTGTTCTGCCATTCGAGAATGGCCGGCAGCAGACGACGGAACAGGTTGGAATTGAGGCCGCCGCACAGACCACGATCGGTCGACACCACGATGAAACCGACTCGCGCCACGTTGTCGCGCTGAGTCAGAAACGGATGGCTGAAATCGGTACTGGCCTGGGCGACGTGCGCGATCACTTTACGCATCGAACGGGCATACGGACGCGAGGCCTTCATCAGGTCCTGCGCACGACGGATCTTGGCGGCAGAGACCATTTCGAGCGCGCGCGTCACCTTGCGCATGTTCTGCGTGCTCTTGATCTTGGTTTTGATTTCGCGTCCGCTGGCCATCTAGTCTCGCTCGCTTTGCTCACTTCGGGGAACGGGGAACGGGAAACGGGGAACGGAAAGATCAGGTGCGGAACGGGCTTGCTGTTGTTCCCAGTCCCTGTTCCCCGTTCCCGGCTTCACCAGCTACCGGTTTTCTTGTACTCGTCCAGCGAAGCCTTGAAGGTGGCTTCGATGTCCTTGTCCCAGTTGCCGGTGTCGACGATGGTCTTCATCAGGTCGGCGTGGTTCTGGTGCATGAACGCGTGCAGGCCCTTCTCGAACGCCAGCACCTTGTTCACCGGCAGGTCGTCGAGGTAACCCTTTTCAGCGGCGTACACCGACAGCGCAAGCTCGGCGATCGACAGCGGCGCGTACTGGCCCTGCTTCATCAACTCGACCACGCGCTGACCACGATCCAGCTGGGCGCGGGTGGCCGGGTCCAGATCCGAGGCGAACTGCGCGAACGCAGCGAGCTCGCGGTACTGCGCCAGTGCCAGCTTCACACCGCCGGACAGCTTCTTCACGATTTTGGTCTGCGCGGCGCCGCCGACGCGGGACACCGAGACACCGGCGTTCACCGCCGGACGGATACCGGCGTTGAACAGATCGGTTTCCAGGAAGATCTGGCCATCGGTGATCGAGATCACGTTGGTCGGCACGAACGCCGAAACGTCGCCGCCCTGGGTCTCGATGATCGGCAGCGCGGTCAGCGAACCGGTCTTGCCCTTCACTTCACCGTTGGTGAACTTCTCGACATATTCCTCGGACACGCGCGATGCGCGCTCGAGCAGACGGCTGTGGAGATAGAACACGTCGCCCGGATACGCTTCGCGGCCCGGCGGACGCTTCAGCAGCAGCGAGATCTGACGATATGCCACGGCCTGCTTGGAAAGATCGTCATACACGATCAGCGCGTCTTCGCCACGATCGCGGAAGAACTCGCCCATCGCGCAACCCGAATACGGGGCGACGTACTGCAGCGCGGCCGACTCGGAAGCCGAGGCCACCACCACGATGGTGTGCGCCAGCGCGCCGTGCGCTTCCAGCTTGCGCACCACGTTGGCTACCGACGAACGCTTCTGGCCGATGGCGACGTAGATGCACTTAACGCCCGAATCCTTCTGCGCGATGATCGCGTCGATCGCCAGCGCGGTCTTGCCGGTCTGGCGGTCGCCGATGATCAGCTCGCGCTGGCCACGACCGACCGGAATCATCGCATCGACCGACTTGTAGCCGGTCTGCAACGGCTGGTCGACCGACTTGCGCCAGATCACGCCCGGCGCGACCTTCTCGACTTCGGCCGTCAGCTTGGCGTTGAGCGGACCCTTGCCATCGATCGGGTTGCCCAGCGCGTCGACGACGCGACCAAGCAACTCGGGGCCGACCGGCACTTCGAGGATGCGGCCGGTGGTCTTGGCGGTGTCGCCTTCGCGCAGATGCTGGTATTCACCCAGCACCACCGCGCCGACCGAGTCGCGCTCCAGGTTCAGCGCCAGTGCAAACGAGTTGCCCGGCAGCTCGATCATTTCGCCCTGCATCACATCGGCCAGGCCGTGGATGCGCACGATGCCGTCGGACACGCTGATGATCGTGCCCTCGTTACGCGCTTCCGCGCCGAGCTTGAACTGCTCGATGCGGCTCTTGATCAGTTCGCTGATCTCGGACGGATTCAAAGTGGTGCTGGACATGGTCATCGATCCCGAAATTAAAGTCTTTTTCAAGAGTCCGACCATGGATGGTCGGGTTTTGCTCTTCGCGAAACGGACTTCGCGTGAAACCAAATTGTCCGGCCCGGATGGCCGGTCTTGCTCTTCGCGAGATGGACCTCGCGTCTAACTAATCTGTCCGGCCATGGATGGCCGGTTTTTGCTCTTCGCGAAATGGACTTCGCGTAAATCTTTAGTGGCTGAGGGCGCCGGCCAGCTGCGCGAGACGTCCGCGCGCCGAACCGTCGATCACTTCCGTGCCGGTATCAATCACCACGCCGGCCAGCAGCGAGGCATCGACCGTGGTTTCCAGTTCGATCTCACGCTTGAAACGGCGCTTCAACGAAGCCTTCAACTGCTCGGACTGCGCCGGATCCAGAGTCATCGCGCTGGTCACCTTGACCAGCAGCTGCGACTCGGATTCGCGCTTGAGCATTTCGAACAACTCCGCCACTTCCGGCAACAGAGCCAGACGACGCTGCTCGGCCATCTCGGTCAGGAACTGGCCGAATGGCGCATCGACGGTCACACCGGCCGGCAGATGCAAGGCCACCAGCTGAGCGGGCAGCACCCGCGGGTCGTTACCGAGACCGGCGACGAGCGCATCGCCTGCCACCGCCGCCGCAAACGCCAGCGACTGCGACCACGAAGCCAGCGTACCGGCCGCATGCGCCACTTCAAACGCGGCGCGGGCGTACGGACGGGCGAGAGTGATTGCCTGTGCCATGGATCAGAGACCTGCGGCGAGCTGGTCGAGCAAGGCCTTGTGCGTCGAGGCATCTACCTCGCGCTGCACGATCTTGCTGGCACCCTGCACGGCCAGCGCACTCACCTGCTCGCGCAGCTGGTCACGAGCACGCTGCGCCATCGAGGCGATATCGTCCTGCGCCGCAGCCTTCAGCCGGTTGATCTCGCTGACCGCTTCGCCACGGGCCTTGTCGATGATCTGATTGGCCTGTTGCTGAGCCTTGTCGATGATCTCCGAAGCCTGCAGGCGAGCCTGCTTGATTTCGCCAGCCACCTTTACGTCCGCGCTCTTCAGCTCGGCATGGGCGCGCTCGGCGGCATTCAGGCCTTCGGCGATCTTGACCTGGCGGTCTTCAATGGCCTTGTTGATGTGCGGCCAGATGAAGTGGACGCTGAACCAGATCAGGATGGCGAACGAAATCATTTCGCCAATCAGAGTGCCGTTGGGAAGCATCGCTGCGTTACCTGTAAATGCGGAACAAGACAAACGCGGGTACAAAAGACCCGCGCCAGATACGCGATGACGCCTTTGCGGACGCCATCGCGAAGTTGTTTCTTACTGACCCTTGCCAGCAGCCGTCAGCACGGCGCCCAGCAGCGGGTTGGCCACGGCGAAGTACATCGCCAGCGCCACACCGATCAGGAACGCGGCGTCGATCAGACCGGCCAGCAGGAACATGCGGCCCTGCAGCAGCGGCACCAGCTCCGGCTGACGCGCAGCGGCTTCAAGAAACTTGGAACCCATGATGCCGATACCGATACAGGCGCCGAGCGCACCAAAACCGATGATCAGGCCGAGCGCGATGGCGGTGAAGCCCTGGATTTGTGCAAACTGGACGAGATGTTCCACGGTAGTCTCCTGAGAAATTCAAACTGGAATAGATAAAACGGTTGCAACAGGTGATTCGAGTACGCCGATCAGTGGTGCTCGTGCGCCATCGAGATGTACACAATCGTCAGCACCATGAAGATGAATGCCTGGATCGAGATGATCAGGATGTGGAAGATGCCCCACACCGTGTAGCCGATGATGCCCATGCCGTACAACGCCCAGCCAGCCGCGCCGGCACCGGCGCTGAACAGGCCGGCGATCAGCATGAACACCAGCTCGCCTGCATACATGTTGCCGAACAGTCGCATCGCCAGGCTGACCGGCTTGGACAGCAACTCAACCAGATTCAGCGCGAAATTGGGAATCCAGAGCAGTGGATGCTTGCCGAAAGGGGCGGTGAACATCTCGCTCATGTAGCCGCTGAAGCCCTTCGCCTTGAAGCTGTAGAAAATGATCAACACGAACACGGTGATCGACATCGCGAACGTCATGCTGGTATCCGCGGTGGGTACAGCACGAAAGTGCTCGACGCCAAACATTTCGGTGATCCACGGAATCAGATCGACAGGCAACAGATCCATCGCGTTCATCAGGAATACCCAGACAAACACGGTCAGCGCCAGCGGACCCAACACGCGGCGATCGCCGTGGAACACGTCTTTGACCTGGCCATCGACGAATTCGAGGATGATCTCGACAAACGCCTGCCCCTTGCCTGGCACGCCGGCCGTGGCCTTGCGCGCCTTCAACCAGAACCACGCGCAGAACAACACGCCCAGCGCCAGCGACACGGTCATCGAGTCGATATGTACCGCCCAGAACCCACCCTCGCTGGCATGCGGGGTCAGGTGCGTGAGATGGTGCTGAATGTAGTCGGTAAGACCGCCAGTCGGCTCGCTTGCCATGGATCAACCCTTGAATCTGAACGCCAGCAGATAAACCGCGTAAGCCGCCGCCAACCCCGTAATGGCGGCCAGCGGTGGCAACTTGAGTTGGAACAGGATCACGACCAAGCCCCCGACGATCACGATCCATTTCAGGAGCACGCCCGTCAGCAACCGGCCAAACGCCTGGCCCGCGCCTGTCACGCCGCTGAAGAATCGCGCCGACATCAGCGCGGTACCCAGCGCCACCATCGTCGCGCCCGCAGCAGCCGAAACCGCTTCACGCGGCCCCAGTGCGAGAAACACGAGACCTACCAGCAACGCCACCAGCAACTGCAGCAGAACAATGCGCAGCGCGATGCGTCGACCAGAGGCAAGACTGTTAAGCAACGTAGCTTCTCCGCGCGGCCTGCACCAGGCGGCACCGAAACAGCTGCGGGCCACTATCCAATCCGTAAAAGTATAGCAGTTGCAAAGTTGCGGGGACAAGCCGCAAAAGCTGCGACATCGTGTCCAGGGAGACACTTAACGTATTGAAATGTGAGCCGGTCCGGTGCGAGACCACTATTTCTTTCGACGCCATATACAAGCAGGGCCGAACACGAAGTCCGGCCCTGCTCACGTCACGTGAAACGCAACGATGCCGCTTGATTACTTGGCGGCAGCCTTCTTGGCGGCCACCGGCGTGGCAACCGCGTCATTGGCAGCCTGACGCTGTTCCTGCACGAGCGCATTCAGCGACTCGGTGGTCTTCTGGGTCACCGCAATCACTTCCTGCGACACGGCCACAGCACGCTCGGCGTTCTCGCGGCTCAGGCTGCTGCCCTTCTCCCACAAGGTACGCAGACCGTCCATGTCACGGGTTTCCATCGCGTCGGCGACGAACTGGGCGGAGATCCTGGACTGCTCCTCGAGCGCCTTGAGCTGCAGCTCGGCGACCGTCTCCAGACCCTTCAAGGCCAGCGACTGCGCCTTGAACGCGCTATCGGAGAACTGCTTGGTGAAAGCGAAAAGCTGGTTGTTGAATTGCTGAGTCATGGCTTTGTCCTCGTTGAGGATGGGGTAGTGGCAGGAACTTTACCAAGAACTTTGCTGCAGTGCAATATATATTTTGATCGGCAGGCAAGCCATTGCGGAAATATTCATCAAAAACTATCGCTTGCCGCTGCGACAGGGCGAATTGCGCCGCGTCAAAGAGCCTCGAGCCAAGGGGTAGATCGCCGCCCGGCCGCGCTAGTTGCCGCGCCTTCCGCGGCACCGCGCACTGCCGGGCCAGCGCAGCTCCAGCCACGGCGGGCCCGCGGTGCACCGGCCGCCTCAGTGGCCGGCAAACGCTCGGCCCAGGAAATCCGGCACCTTGGCAGCACTTTGCCGGTTGATCGCCTCAAGCAGACTCGGCGCAATCGCCTGGCAGCGGTAACGACGCTGCATGGATTCCCCGATATGCAACAACAAGCGGGTAGACACTTCGGCATCGGCCTCGGCTCGGTGAGCCGCACCGCGATAGCTGATGTTCAAGGCGTGCGCCAACTCACCCAATTTGTAGCTACCCCGCCCCGGCAACATTCGGCGCGCCAGTTTCAGCGAGCAGATCAAACCACGATGACGCGGCGACAAACCCAGTCGCTCGCTCTCGGCCAGCAAGAACCTGGCATCGAAGCCGGCGTTGTGCGCCGCCAGCGCATCGTCACCGATAAAATCCAGCAACTGGGGCAACACTTGAGCGACGGCCGGCGCGCCATCGATCATCCGCTGCGAGATGCCTGTCAACGCGGTGATGAAGGAGGGAATGCGCACACCACAATTGACCAGCGTCACATAGCGCTCGGCCACCACCCCGCCGACAATCCGCAACGCTGCCACTTCAGTGATGCGATCGCCCGCCACCGGGCTGAGGCCGGTGGTCTCGAAGTCGAGCATCACAATCGGTTGGTCGAACAAGGCAGACCCCTGAGGGTGCGGCGGACAAGACGTCGCAAAGGTGCGGCGATACGACGAAGCAGCTCAGCCGGCGCAATCCACCACGCCGCTTCCTACGCTCCGCGGTAGCGACAGCCCGACGTGCAGGTTTCATGCACCACCACTTCAGACAGCAGTGGCAGCGCCGGCTTCAGCCGATCCCAGATCCACACCGCCAATCGCTCGCTGGTGGGATTTTCCAGCCCGTCAATGTCATTGAGGTAGTGATGGTCCAGCTGATCGTAGATCGGCTGAAACACTGCCTTTACATCGCCGAAATCCATCACCCAACCCGACTCCGCACCGATATCGCCAGTCAGATGCAGCTCGACCCGGAACGAATGCCCATGCAGGCGCGCGCACTTGTGGCCTTCCGGCACGTTCGGCAGCCGATGGGCGGCTTCCAGAGTAAATATCTTGAATATCTGCATGACGACATTCTACCGGATGCACCGGGTTGGCCGGCATCATCGCACTGGCGCGAGCGAGACATGGCTCGCCAGCACTGACTGTCCTCATCGCGAACAACTCACGCGATCACGCTACGGCGTAGTAATCCTTGTACCAGCGCACGAAATTCGCCACGCCCACCTCGACCGGTACCCGCGGGTTGTAACCCACCGCCGCCGCCAGCGAGGACGTGTCCGCTTCCGTGTCAGGCACATCACCCGCCTGCAGGGGCAACAACTCCATCTGCGCCTTGCGGCCGAGGCATTGCTCCAGTATCTCGATGTAGCGCAACAGCTCCACCGGTTCTTCATTGCCGATATTGAAGATGCGGTAAGGCGCCGCGCTTGAGGCTGGATCGGGCGCCATGCCATTCCAGGCAGGATTGCCGGCAGGAACGTCATCCAGCGCACGGATAACTCCCTCCACGATGTCGTCGACGTAGGTGAAGCTGCGTCGGTGATGACCGTGGTTGAAGACCTTGATGGGCTCGCCGGCAAGAATCGCCTTGGTGAACAGGAACAAGGCCATGTCCGGCCGGCCCCACGGGCCATACACCGTAAAGAAGCGCAACCCGGTGCACGGCAGGCCGTAAAGATGCGCATAACTATGCGCCATCATTTCATTTGCTTTCTTGGACGCCGCATACAGGGTAAGCGGATGCTCGGTGGGTTGATGCTCGGAAAAAGGCATCTGCGTATCGGCGCCATACACCGAGCTGGTGGACGCATACACCAGATGTTCGACGTCATGGTGACGGCAGCCTTCGAGCACATGCAGGAAGCCGGTGACATTGGTCGACACATAGATATGCGGATTCTCCGCCGCATAGCGAACCCCGGCCTGCGCGGCCAGGTTGATCACCCGCTGCGGCCGATGCTGCGCAAATACCGACTCGATGGCCGCGCGATCGGACAGGTCCGCCGATACATGCGTATAGCTTGGATGTTCGGCGAATCGCGCCAGGCGCGCCTTCTTCAGATGGACGTCGTAGTAGTCGCTGAGATTATCGATGCCGATCACCTCGTCGCCACGCTCGAGCAAGCGCAGCGCGACGTGTGAGCCGATGAAGCCGGCAGTACCAGTAACGAGAATCTTCATTGCAGGGCGACCCGATAGCAGTTCAATCTTTCCATGATACGCAGTAGCACAACCGAGGCGACCGCCCGCAGACCGGCGGTCGCCTCGTCAAGCGTGGTGACAGCTTACAAACGGCCATCCACCGCATCGCGCGGTAGCACGTATTTCACGTCATACAAGACGCTTTGCGGCTTGCCGAAAGCTCGGATGCCGGCACTGCCCAACTTGGCGAACTGTTGGTGACCCACCGCCACGATCACCGCGTCATACGTCGCCAGTGCCGGCTCATCGATGAGCTTGATGTCGTATTCGTGCGCGGCAGCCACGGGATCAACCCAGGGATCGAAGATCTCCACTTCGGCGTTGTAGCCGTGCAGCGCCTGCACGATATCGACCACGCGAGTGTTGCGCAGATCCGGGCAATTTTCCTTGAATGCCAGGCCAAGCATCAGGATGCGCGCGCGCACCGGATTGATGCCCTTGCACACCATCAACCGGATCACCTCGCCAGCGATGTACTCACCCATGCTGTCGTTGGTGCGCCGGCCCGCAAGGATCACGTCCGGGTGGTGACCCACTTCCTGCGCCTTGTGGGTCAGGTAGTACGGGTCCACGCTGATGCAATGGCCGCCGACCAGGCCGGGCCGGAACGGCAGAAAATTCCATTTGGTACCGGCCGCCTCCAGCACCTCCAGGGTGTCGATGCCAAGCTTGTTGAACAGCTTGGCCAGATCGTTCACCAGGGCGATGTTCAGATCGCGCTGGGTGTTTTCGATCACCTTGGCCGCTTCGGCCACTTTCAACGAGCT
Coding sequences within:
- a CDS encoding phasin family protein, whose translation is MTQQFNNQLFAFTKQFSDSAFKAQSLALKGLETVAELQLKALEEQSRISAQFVADAMETRDMDGLRTLWEKGSSLSRENAERAVAVSQEVIAVTQKTTESLNALVQEQRQAANDAVATPVAAKKAAAK
- a CDS encoding 3'-5' exonuclease, encoding MFDQPIVMLDFETTGLSPVAGDRITEVAALRIVGGVVAERYVTLVNCGVRIPSFITALTGISQRMIDGAPAVAQVLPQLLDFIGDDALAAHNAGFDARFLLAESERLGLSPRHRGLICSLKLARRMLPGRGSYKLGELAHALNISYRGAAHRAEADAEVSTRLLLHIGESMQRRYRCQAIAPSLLEAINRQSAAKVPDFLGRAFAGH
- the atpB gene encoding F0F1 ATP synthase subunit A produces the protein MASEPTGGLTDYIQHHLTHLTPHASEGGFWAVHIDSMTVSLALGVLFCAWFWLKARKATAGVPGKGQAFVEIILEFVDGQVKDVFHGDRRVLGPLALTVFVWVFLMNAMDLLPVDLIPWITEMFGVEHFRAVPTADTSMTFAMSITVFVLIIFYSFKAKGFSGYMSEMFTAPFGKHPLLWIPNFALNLVELLSKPVSLAMRLFGNMYAGELVFMLIAGLFSAGAGAAGWALYGMGIIGYTVWGIFHILIISIQAFIFMVLTIVYISMAHEHH
- the atpA gene encoding F0F1 ATP synthase subunit alpha, translated to MSSTTLNPSEISELIKSRIEQFKLGAEARNEGTIISVSDGIVRIHGLADVMQGEMIELPGNSFALALNLERDSVGAVVLGEYQHLREGDTAKTTGRILEVPVGPELLGRVVDALGNPIDGKGPLNAKLTAEVEKVAPGVIWRKSVDQPLQTGYKSVDAMIPVGRGQRELIIGDRQTGKTALAIDAIIAQKDSGVKCIYVAIGQKRSSVANVVRKLEAHGALAHTIVVVASASESAALQYVAPYSGCAMGEFFRDRGEDALIVYDDLSKQAVAYRQISLLLKRPPGREAYPGDVFYLHSRLLERASRVSEEYVEKFTNGEVKGKTGSLTALPIIETQGGDVSAFVPTNVISITDGQIFLETDLFNAGIRPAVNAGVSVSRVGGAAQTKIVKKLSGGVKLALAQYRELAAFAQFASDLDPATRAQLDRGQRVVELMKQGQYAPLSIAELALSVYAAEKGYLDDLPVNKVLAFEKGLHAFMHQNHADLMKTIVDTGNWDKDIEATFKASLDEYKKTGSW
- the tviB gene encoding Vi polysaccharide biosynthesis UDP-N-acetylglucosamine C-6 dehydrogenase TviB; amino-acid sequence: MQSLENTTIAVVGLGYVGLPLAVEFGKRYDTVGFDINAARVEELRGGVDHTLEVDAHELAEASRLSFSAALDDIRDCHVYIVTVPTPIDTAKRPDLTPLIKASEALGKVLKQGDIVVYESTVYPGCTEEVCVPILERVSGLVYNRDFFAGYSPERINPGDKLHRVTSILKVTSGSTPEVADFVDALYGSIITAGTHKASSLKVAEAAKVIENTQRDLNIALVNDLAKLFNKLGIDTLEVLEAAGTKWNFLPFRPGLVGGHCISVDPYYLTHKAQEVGHHPDVILAGRRTNDSMGEYIAGEVIRLMVCKGINPVRARILMLGLAFKENCPDLRNTRVVDIVQALHGYNAEVEIFDPWVDPVAAAHEYDIKLIDEPALATYDAVIVAVGHQQFAKLGSAGIRAFGKPQSVLYDVKYVLPRDAVDGRL
- a CDS encoding F0F1 ATP synthase subunit delta; the protein is MAQAITLARPYARAAFEVAHAAGTLASWSQSLAFAAAVAGDALVAGLGNDPRVLPAQLVALHLPAGVTVDAPFGQFLTEMAEQRRLALLPEVAELFEMLKRESESQLLVKVTSAMTLDPAQSEQLKASLKRRFKREIELETTVDASLLAGVVIDTGTEVIDGSARGRLAQLAGALSH
- a CDS encoding NAD-dependent epimerase; protein product: MKILVTGTAGFIGSHVALRLLERGDEVIGIDNLSDYYDVHLKKARLARFAEHPSYTHVSADLSDRAAIESVFAQHRPQRVINLAAQAGVRYAAENPHIYVSTNVTGFLHVLEGCRHHDVEHLVYASTSSVYGADTQMPFSEHQPTEHPLTLYAASKKANEMMAHSYAHLYGLPCTGLRFFTVYGPWGRPDMALFLFTKAILAGEPIKVFNHGHHRRSFTYVDDIVEGVIRALDDVPAGNPAWNGMAPDPASSAAPYRIFNIGNEEPVELLRYIEILEQCLGRKAQMELLPLQAGDVPDTEADTSSLAAAVGYNPRVPVEVGVANFVRWYKDYYAVA
- the queD gene encoding 6-carboxytetrahydropterin synthase QueD, which translates into the protein MQIFKIFTLEAAHRLPNVPEGHKCARLHGHSFRVELHLTGDIGAESGWVMDFGDVKAVFQPIYDQLDHHYLNDIDGLENPTSERLAVWIWDRLKPALPLLSEVVVHETCTSGCRYRGA
- the atpE gene encoding F0F1 ATP synthase subunit C, which codes for MEHLVQFAQIQGFTAIALGLIIGFGALGACIGIGIMGSKFLEAAARQPELVPLLQGRMFLLAGLIDAAFLIGVALAMYFAVANPLLGAVLTAAGKGQ
- a CDS encoding F0F1 ATP synthase subunit B, encoding MLPNGTLIGEMISFAILIWFSVHFIWPHINKAIEDRQVKIAEGLNAAERAHAELKSADVKVAGEIKQARLQASEIIDKAQQQANQIIDKARGEAVSEINRLKAAAQDDIASMAQRARDQLREQVSALAVQGASKIVQREVDASTHKALLDQLAAGL
- the atpG gene encoding F0F1 ATP synthase subunit gamma, giving the protein MASGREIKTKIKSTQNMRKVTRALEMVSAAKIRRAQDLMKASRPYARSMRKVIAHVAQASTDFSHPFLTQRDNVARVGFIVVSTDRGLCGGLNSNLFRRLLPAILEWQNKGVQVDVVAVGQKAVAFFRRLKGVNLIGSVTHLGEKPKLEQLVGVIKVMMDAYTSNGLDRVFLAYNDFVNTMTQKPTIDALLPLPLVATEMEAHQAAGESAYAGVKLESSHDWDYIYEPDAQTVLEHVLGRYIESVVYQAALENLASEHAARMVAMKSASDNANKVIGELTLVYNKARQAAITQEISEIVGGAAAV